One window from the genome of Pseudoliparis swirei isolate HS2019 ecotype Mariana Trench chromosome 24, NWPU_hadal_v1, whole genome shotgun sequence encodes:
- the rasd4 gene encoding rasd family member 4, translating into MSLAVKEKTQVRLVFLGAAGVGKTALIQRFLQDTFEPKHRRTVEELHSREYDIGGVKITVEILDTSGSYSFPAMRKLSIQNSDAFALVYALDDPESLEAVKRLRDEILEIKEDKNTPIVVVGNKSDRKQERQVSNEDVLATVESDWNNSYLEASAKDNANVVEVFKELLQQANFPSRLSPVLRRRRETFPKDTDFRPPMNKTNSCILS; encoded by the coding sequence ATGTCTCTGGCGGTGAAGGAGAAGACGCAGGTGCGGCTGGTCTTCCTGGGGGCAGCAGGAGTGGGCAAGACGGCCCTGATCCAACGCTTCCTCCAAGACACCTTTGAGCCCAAGCATCGGCGCACCGTGGAGGAGCTGCACAGCAGGGAGTACGACATCGGCGGGGTCAAGATCACCGTGGAGATCCTGGACACCAGCGGCAGCTACTCCTTCCCGGCCATGCGCAAGCTCTCCATCCAAAACAGCGACGCCTTCGCGCTGGTATACGCCCTGGATGACCCCGAGTCCCTGGAGGCCGTCAAGCGCCTCCGAGATGAGATCCTGGAGATCAAGGAGGACAAGAACACGCCCATCGTGGTGGTGGGCAACAAGTCGGACCGCAAGCAGGAGCGCCAGGTGTCCAACGAGGACGTGCTGGCCACCGTGGAGAGCGACTGGAACAACAGCTACCTGGAGGCGTCGGCCAAGGACAACGCCAACGTGGTGGAGGTGTTCAAGGAGCTCCTGCAGCAGGCCAACTTTCCCAGCCGCCTCAGCCCGGTGCTGCGCCGACGCAGGGAGACGTTCCCAAAAGACACCGACTTCCGCCCGCCCATGAACAAGACCAACAGCTGCATCCTGTCCTAA